The proteins below are encoded in one region of Hordeum vulgare subsp. vulgare chromosome 3H, MorexV3_pseudomolecules_assembly, whole genome shotgun sequence:
- the LOC123439879 gene encoding myb-like protein I, translating to NNNNDNNNNTSNNNNNNNNNNNNNSNNNNNNNNSRNNNSKNNSNSNSRINGNNNNNNNNNNNNNYNNNNNNNNNNNNNNNNNNSIISSRSNKNQQQQQQQQQQQHQQQQQQQQQQQQQQQQQQQEQQQQEQQQQQQQQQQQQQQQQQQQKQQQQQQQ from the exons aacaacaacaacgacaacaacaacaacaccagcaacaacaacaacaacaacaacaacaacaacaacaacaacagcaacaacaacaataacaacaacaacagcaggaacaacaacagcaagaacaacagcaacagcaacagccgcatcaatggcaacaacaacaacaacaacaacaacaacaacaacaacaactacaacaacaacaacaacaacaacaacaacaacaacaacaacaacaacaacaacaacagcatcatcagcagcagaagcaacaaaaac caacaacaacaacaacaacaacaacaacaacaacaccagcaacaacaacaacaacagcaacaacaacagcaacaacaacaacaacaacaacaggaacaacagcagcaagaacaacagcaacaacaacagcaacagcagcagcaacaacaacaacaacaacaacaacaaaaacaacaacaacaacagcagcag